The Trichosurus vulpecula isolate mTriVul1 chromosome 3, mTriVul1.pri, whole genome shotgun sequence genome includes a window with the following:
- the LOC118844680 gene encoding olfactory receptor 1G1-like, giving the protein MQKGNTTGISGFLLLGLSEQPDHQLILFGIFLAMYLVTMLGNLLIILAIASNTYLHSPMYFFLANLSFIDTCFTSTTMPKMLMNIWTQHQSISHAGCLTQMYFFMTFALLDDFLLAAMAYDRYVAICLPLHYTIVMSPARCVLLVTVSWLCSHLIALSLTLFMAQFSFCGSHVIPHFFCDLLPLLKLSCSDISIFQVVMFIDASLAGFIPFTCILFSYIHIIFTIFRVPSTDGKHKVFSTCGSHLSVVILFYGTLILVYLQPSSSYSADTGIIISVMYTVVTPMLNPFIYSLRNTDIKRALRKLISKGMVLSW; this is encoded by the coding sequence ATGCAAAAGGGAAATACAACTGGCATCTCTGGATTCCTCCTCTTGGGACTCTCTGAGCAGCCAGATCATCAGCTGATACTCTTTGGGATATTCCTGGCCATGTACCTGGTCACCATGTTGGGGAACCTGCTCATCATACTGGCCATTGCCTCCAACACTTACCTCCACTCTCCTATGTATTTCTTCCTGGCCAATCTCTCTTTCATTGATACCTGTTTTACCTCCACCACAATGCCCAAGATGCTAATGAACATCTGGACCCAGCATCAGAGCATCTCCCATGCTGGGTGCCTCACTCAGATGTATTTCTTCATGACCTTTGCTCTTCTGGATGATTTCCTCCTTGCTGCCATGGCTTATGACCGCTATGTGGCCATTTGCCTCCCTCTCCACTACACCATAGTCATGAGCCCTGCACGCTGTGTCCTGCTGGTGACTgtgtcctggctctgctcccaccTCATtgccctctctctcactctcttcatgGCTCAGTTCTCCTTTTGTGGATCCCATGTGATCCCCCACTTCTTCTGTGACCTCCTACCCCTTCTCAAGCTGTCCTGTTCAGACATTAGCATCTTTCAGGTAGTGATGTTCATTGATGCCAGTTTGGCTGGTTTCATCCCATTCACTTGCATTTTGTTCTCCTATATCCACATTATCTTCACTATCTTCAGGGTCCCTTCTACTGATGGGAAGCACAAAGTCTTCTCCACCTGTGGCTCCCACCTCTCAGTGGTCATTCTCTTCTATGGGACTCTCATTCTGGTGTATTTACAGCCTTCATCTTCCTACTCAGCAGACACAGGGATCATCATATCTGTGATGTACACAGTGGTGACCCCCATGCTGAATCCCTTCATCTACAGCCTGAGGAATACGGACATAAAGAGAGCCCTAAGGAAGCTAATAAGCAAGGGAATGGTTCTCTCTTGGTGA